The region AATCTTTGTTTCGACTTGATGATTTCCAAATTGATCTCTCGTCTTTATCGGTTGAGGATTATTACAAAAAAACTAACTAAATTTTGTATCTCTTCAAAACATcatttctaaaattttataatccaCCAATTGAAGATTATATGACACTACGGTATGACACATAATTGATACATTAGTGACCTCATGCTTACTAGGGGAGATGCGGATCTCCTACTCCAACAATATTGCACCATTCCtactcacaacaaaataaaataatcttataaaCATATAAGTGATGgtggaattattttattttgttgcagTGTTGGAGTAGGAATGGTGCACCATTGTTGGAGTAGGAGATCCGCTCCGCACTAGGGTAGTCGGACCGGAAAAATATATTTCCAACTGAATTGCATTTCGACATCATCACTATGCACATGTGTACAATATGACATCATCAATATATacacaacatatgcaaaacactAAAGAGGCACTATATTAGTCATTTGTGTCTAAATAAGAAGCCATCAGCAAACAAGATTCATGAGAATCAAGATCAACTTAGTAAGAGAAGTGACCTCCCCCAAAACTCCATATAACTTGTAAAGGGGGAGAGATGCAATCATCCAAACAAAGGGGCCTACTCAAGTTCACAAATTTACAAATCTATGCGGAGTCCAGTCGAGCCGAGATGAGCTTTTTTACCGCGTTAGAAACACCTTTCTCATCCCATTTCAGTATCAGGATGGAGCAGTTCTTCGTATTCCAGCTGCAAAAGAGCAACATTCGTGACTATTATCAGAGCTTTGAGAAATTTTGATGAAAAACAAGGTGAAAAGTGAAGAATTATCCATCTACCGTACTTGACTGCATTCTAGTTTCATCCTTCTGTACTCTTCCTGCGCTTGTCTTGAACGGAACATAGCCTGCACTTTGACAACGGACCTCTCGACACGCTCCTCAGCTTGCTTTCTGCTGGCCTTGAAGAAGTCCTCTTCCGCGTCACTCTCTTGATTCGGATCGTGAAGAGTCTCATCAGCTTGGACTTCAAGTCCGCAGAAGCCTTTCCTTTTCCGGCGCCATCGCAGTATTGCTTTCTCGAGGATACCAACAGACCAACAGATTTTACGGTATTGCCTCCGAACTTGGAAGCCGCGGAAGTTAGCCTGCATCAAAAAAAAACTCGAATGAGTATCGGACCATTACTATATTGGGCAATGTGTCAATTGATGCTTGGACGTCACATCATAGTAGAACATCTCGTATTGCATGTACGGATGTTTGCCACGTGTCAAGGAAGTCTAAGGAACTACCAAATTTTGCTTATGGACATTCTTAAGTATCTCTTATCCATGCAAAATCTTACCCCCATCCCACTTCACTTGGAAgtgagggagtactatttttgtgAATTTTCATAAACAAAATTAGATCTAAATATCCTCGATGTGTGGCCATTATTTGCGGATAGAATATGAGAAGTTGCATGATGATGCAATAGAGGATCCGGCTTAAAACCGGAGCATAAGTAGCTCAACTTACCTGAATTCTAATGGCCTGACGGCGCATGTTAAGGAAATCATTTCGGATCTTCCATGTACGGAATCTGTACTGGATCCTGGCGGCGGCCGCGATCTTTTTGTGTGTTTCGTAGTTGCGGAAAGCATGCTGGATCCTCATCGCTGCAACTATGTTCTGTGCTTCAATCTCTGGGTTCGAAGCCTCAACTGCTAATGTCTGGACTTTGAGAGCATGTTCTCTGAATGCAGCCTGGATACGTGCCGCTGCATCAGCTGCTGTTCGATAAGCTGCAAGGGTATCCTTCAAATACACCTCCTCCTCGGTGAAACTCCCGGTGTCCACCATGtcatttgtggttgtttgcagcGAGCCACTAACATTTCCAGCCAATGTCATGTCCTTAAATTGGGCAACCAAAGCCTTCTCAGCCAGAAAAGCTGCCAAACCCTCGTGACCACTCAAAGAAGCAAGATCAGCAGCAGTGCATCCACCGGGGTTTTGTGAGGTTGGATCTGTGACTAAATTTGGCTTCGCCCCGACAGATAAAAGGACTGCCACCATTTTTTCTCTGCAATTTAAACATAAACTTGATTACGTGGATATATTTGAAGCAATTGTATTGAGGTCTTGAAACAATGTACTAGCTAACAAACCTAAAATGCATGGTACATTCACCCTAATAAGATCCTAATTGTGATTAACAAACCATAAATTGGGATGTCCAATTCGGGATTGGTAACCCTGATTGAGAAGGATGCACCGTGCATCCAGATGAACACaagttttttgccaaaaaaaaaacaagctGCTGAGGTAATAACAGGACATGGAATTAGACATAACAAACTTTTAAGGATAAGTGACACcgatataaaatattttacgaaggctaatttattattattaccaTGAACATAAAATTAGAGCAGTAATGCACCATTTATGACACATCCAAGAATCTGTGACCGTACCTTCCATAATATGCAGCCCAGTGCAGGGCTGTCCATCCATATTTGTCTCGATAATCCAACGATAAGCTAGATCGCGAAAATAGGCGAACTGCCCATGTATATCCAAGGACGGCACACAAATGAATAACACCTTGACCTTGTTCGTCACGATCAGTAATATTACACCCGGTTGCCACTTTTTCTAGCAACCATTCCTGCAGCTTATTCTGCAAAGTCAATTCAAACAGCCTTTCTTTTGCCTGAGGGAAAGACATTTTCGCGTCTTCGATCATTTTGCACAAATCCCCCCATTCATGAGAAATGCCGGAAGTGTTCTTAGCGAAAACTTTGGCTTCCTTTAAAGTGGTCTGGGATGGTTTAGACGAGTAAACACTCAACAAGTCCTTGGATGATGAAAACAAAAGACGAGAAAGTCTCATCTGGAGCTGAAATTCCTCCCAATTGTCTACATTTTCAGATGAAACCAATCCTTTAGGTTGTATAGGATTACGGAATTCAAAAGTGAGGACTTGGCTGATGGGTTTATGACCATCGAAAGTCATGAACATATTCACCAATCCAGGAGCTTGAGATGAAATTAAACATCGGAATACTCCTGCTTGTACAACTTCGACTGGAATGACCAAATCTCCACAAGCAAGATACATCTTGGAATCTGCAAGGTGTTGGTGTCCATCACTGAAAAAACCCACTACCAAGATCTGCATATCAATCATGAGTCAAAACACTATTTCTTGCAGAAAAACTAGTTCAGAAGGTCAGTAGTAACAGGTAAATTCGAACAAGAAAACACTATTTTCATCTTTTACTGCAAATTGATGAATCTTATATGTTTGCATCCAATTTGCAGATTTTTGTGCAGCTTCTCtactctacttttttttttctaatttgaaCGTTTTCCTCAATTCTAACATGATTGATGATATCTAGAGACAATAATTGTCCCATTTTCTCTGACATACCATTCATCCATGAATTTCTTGCTTCATTCTTAAAGACTCAAATAGTACTTAGAGTAGGAAACAAATGGTAAGCCATGAAGCACTTTACTATTGCATTATTGGAAGTATACCAACAGAAGAGATGGTTAAATAAGAAAAACAGAGAGTAAAAATGACCTTTGTCTCCTCAGTCGAAAGAGCCCATGACGGGGAGATATCAGTTACGTTGAATATCTGCCGCAATGGAGAGTGGTGATGaatatccttcatgtcaaacGAGAAGGATTGATGCGGATTCAAAAGTGAGGATTCCAAGGATTGATTGTCAACTGATTCCGGAGATCCCGCAATCACATGTGTTGTTCCAAAACTATCCGGTGATAGTGAACTGTCTGCACCCACGGAAAGCATGCCATTACCAGCTCCACCTAACGTCAGCAGTCCGGAAATTCTAGAATCCGAACTAAAAGTCGTCTCATGGCCCACTGTCTGGTAGGATGAATTGTTGGGGATGTTGTAATTGACTGAGTAAGCAACCTGTCCAGAGAAACTGTTGTCCGAGCTTTCTGGTGATAATTTATTAGTTGATCTTGCATCATTCTGCAATCAAAATACTTACTAGTAATTCTTCATAAAAAACGGGAATACGTGGTCCATTCTGCAAAATTTAACAAACACCATTGATCTACGTACACTAATTTTATAGTTGTTCATGTGATGTTGATTTGGCAACTCAAAGCCTGCATTATTACCTGCTAGAAagatacacaaataaataaataaaaatgaatgcaCCAAAGGTTAACTTGAACAATTTCTCAAGAAAATAAGCATGTAAGGATCATACCTTCTTGTGGTGAATTGTGCTTGTTGGGATCAATTGGCACCACAAGCTCATCCCAGTCGAGTGTATTGATCTCATGAAGTTTCTGTTCATGAGTTTTAATCACCACACTGTCATTACGCTCTGAAATATCAAGAGATAAATTGAACATTAGCCTCACCTCAAATCATTTAGATTCAAGTGCATTGCTAGACAATAGTTTCAATCTTTAGTCGTGGCTAGCCGAAGCCTCTGTTTCTCTAAGAAAGAATACATCTCTTTCCACAAGAGGAATGAACAGCGTAAAGTGCATACTTggagaaaatttgaaattaccCAAGATTG is a window of Salvia splendens isolate huo1 chromosome 3, SspV2, whole genome shotgun sequence DNA encoding:
- the LOC121796083 gene encoding calmodulin-binding transcription activator 6-like isoform X1; the protein is MEGHSGPSRLVGSEIHGFRSMEDLDFPNISEEATSRWLRPNEIHAILSNHKYFSVHVKPMNLPKSGTIVLFDRKMLRNFRKDGHNWKKKKDGKTVKEAHEHLKVGNEERIHVYYAHGEDNTTFVRRCYWLLDKSLEHIVLVHYRETQELQNSPAPTVKSPIATWTLPEGSEPAIDSFYYDGSMPILERNDSVVIKTHEQKLHEINTLDWDELVVPIDPNKHNSPQEGNNAGFELPNQHHMNNYKISNDARSTNKLSPESSDNSFSGQVAYSVNYNIPNNSSYQTVGHETTFSSDSRISGLLTLGGAGNGMLSVGADSSLSPDSFGTTHVIAGSPESVDNQSLESSLLNPHQSFSFDMKDIHHHSPLRQIFNVTDISPSWALSTEETKILVVGFFSDGHQHLADSKMYLACGDLVIPVEVVQAGVFRCLISSQAPGLVNMFMTFDGHKPISQVLTFEFRNPIQPKGLVSSENVDNWEEFQLQMRLSRLLFSSSKDLLSVYSSKPSQTTLKEAKVFAKNTSGISHEWGDLCKMIEDAKMSFPQAKERLFELTLQNKLQEWLLEKVATGCNITDRDEQGQGVIHLCAVLGYTWAVRLFSRSSLSLDYRDKYGWTALHWAAYYGREKMVAVLLSVGAKPNLVTDPTSQNPGGCTAADLASLSGHEGLAAFLAEKALVAQFKDMTLAGNVSGSLQTTTNDMVDTGSFTEEEVYLKDTLAAYRTAADAAARIQAAFREHALKVQTLAVEASNPEIEAQNIVAAMRIQHAFRNYETHKKIAAAARIQYRFRTWKIRNDFLNMRRQAIRIQANFRGFQVRRQYRKICWSVGILEKAILRWRRKRKGFCGLEVQADETLHDPNQESDAEEDFFKASRKQAEERVERSVVKVQAMFRSRQAQEEYRRMKLECSQLEYEELLHPDTEMG
- the LOC121796083 gene encoding calmodulin-binding transcription activator 6-like isoform X2 — its product is MEGHSGPSRLVGSEIHGFRSMEDLDFPNISEEATSRWLRPNEIHAILSNHKYFSVHVKPMNLPKSGTIVLFDRKMLRNFRKDGHNWKKKKDGKTVKEAHEHLKVGNEERIHVYYAHGEDNTTFVRRCYWLLDKSLEHIVLVHYRETQENSPAPTVKSPIATWTLPEGSEPAIDSFYYDGSMPILERNDSVVIKTHEQKLHEINTLDWDELVVPIDPNKHNSPQEGNNAGFELPNQHHMNNYKISNDARSTNKLSPESSDNSFSGQVAYSVNYNIPNNSSYQTVGHETTFSSDSRISGLLTLGGAGNGMLSVGADSSLSPDSFGTTHVIAGSPESVDNQSLESSLLNPHQSFSFDMKDIHHHSPLRQIFNVTDISPSWALSTEETKILVVGFFSDGHQHLADSKMYLACGDLVIPVEVVQAGVFRCLISSQAPGLVNMFMTFDGHKPISQVLTFEFRNPIQPKGLVSSENVDNWEEFQLQMRLSRLLFSSSKDLLSVYSSKPSQTTLKEAKVFAKNTSGISHEWGDLCKMIEDAKMSFPQAKERLFELTLQNKLQEWLLEKVATGCNITDRDEQGQGVIHLCAVLGYTWAVRLFSRSSLSLDYRDKYGWTALHWAAYYGREKMVAVLLSVGAKPNLVTDPTSQNPGGCTAADLASLSGHEGLAAFLAEKALVAQFKDMTLAGNVSGSLQTTTNDMVDTGSFTEEEVYLKDTLAAYRTAADAAARIQAAFREHALKVQTLAVEASNPEIEAQNIVAAMRIQHAFRNYETHKKIAAAARIQYRFRTWKIRNDFLNMRRQAIRIQANFRGFQVRRQYRKICWSVGILEKAILRWRRKRKGFCGLEVQADETLHDPNQESDAEEDFFKASRKQAEERVERSVVKVQAMFRSRQAQEEYRRMKLECSQLEYEELLHPDTEMG
- the LOC121796083 gene encoding calmodulin-binding transcription activator 5-like isoform X3; translation: MPILERNDSVVIKTHEQKLHEINTLDWDELVVPIDPNKHNSPQEGNNAGFELPNQHHMNNYKISNDARSTNKLSPESSDNSFSGQVAYSVNYNIPNNSSYQTVGHETTFSSDSRISGLLTLGGAGNGMLSVGADSSLSPDSFGTTHVIAGSPESVDNQSLESSLLNPHQSFSFDMKDIHHHSPLRQIFNVTDISPSWALSTEETKILVVGFFSDGHQHLADSKMYLACGDLVIPVEVVQAGVFRCLISSQAPGLVNMFMTFDGHKPISQVLTFEFRNPIQPKGLVSSENVDNWEEFQLQMRLSRLLFSSSKDLLSVYSSKPSQTTLKEAKVFAKNTSGISHEWGDLCKMIEDAKMSFPQAKERLFELTLQNKLQEWLLEKVATGCNITDRDEQGQGVIHLCAVLGYTWAVRLFSRSSLSLDYRDKYGWTALHWAAYYGREKMVAVLLSVGAKPNLVTDPTSQNPGGCTAADLASLSGHEGLAAFLAEKALVAQFKDMTLAGNVSGSLQTTTNDMVDTGSFTEEEVYLKDTLAAYRTAADAAARIQAAFREHALKVQTLAVEASNPEIEAQNIVAAMRIQHAFRNYETHKKIAAAARIQYRFRTWKIRNDFLNMRRQAIRIQANFRGFQVRRQYRKICWSVGILEKAILRWRRKRKGFCGLEVQADETLHDPNQESDAEEDFFKASRKQAEERVERSVVKVQAMFRSRQAQEEYRRMKLECSQLEYEELLHPDTEMG